In the Telopea speciosissima isolate NSW1024214 ecotype Mountain lineage chromosome 6, Tspe_v1, whole genome shotgun sequence genome, CAACTTCTCTGGCTTTATCCCTAAATATTTGGGTATATTTAAGTTTTTACAAAACTTAAATTTATCATCTAATCATTTGGAGGGTGAGGTACCAACAGATGGAGTCTTTAAAAATTTGAGTGCAGTTTCAGTCATTGGAAACAATAAGCTTTGCGGAGGCATACCAGAACTTTATTTGCCAGCATGCCATactcaaaaatcaaaagaatacgGTAGGTCTCATGTTTTCAAGCTGATTGTCATCATATGTGGTTGTGGGGGCTCtctatgtttgatatttatgatattttttttcattatgtaccggagaagaaaagaaaggaaagaaaccaCTTTATCTTTGATAGAGGGTCGTCATTTTAAGATCTCTTATGCCCAACTCCTTAGAGCTACCGATGGATTTTCGTCTACAAATTTGATAGGAATGGGAAGTTTTGGTTCTGTGTACAAAGGAGTTCTCAATCATGGGGAAACTATTGTTGCAGTAAAGGTCCTCAACATCAGACAAAGAGGTGCTTCTAAGAGTTTCATGGTTGAATGTGAATCCCTGAGAAACATCCGGCATCGTAATCTTGTAAAAATCTTAACATCTTGCTCAAGTATAGATTTTGAAGGCAATGATTTTAAGGCTTTAGTATATGAGTTCATGTCCGGTGGGAATTTGGAGAGGTGGTTGCATCCACATGCAAATGGCATAGAAGATGAACAAAGACATTTAAACCTTGTTCAAAGATTGAATATTGCCTTCGATATGGCAACAGCATTGGATTATCTTCACCACCGTTGTCATATGCAGATTATTCATTGTGATCTAAAGCCAAGCAATATTCTTCTCGATGGTGACTTGACTGCATATTTTGGTGATTTTGGGATATCAAGAATTCTTTCAAAAGCCACAAGTAGATCTCAAAATCACACAAGCTCAATCGGAATAAAGGGATCTATTGGCTACATTGCGCCAGGTAATGTACCTCTTTTACTGAactattataattttttaaactTCTTTCAAAAGTTGTGACTGAGCTCACCTTAGTACAATGAATCTAATATTTGTCTTGCCTATTCTACTGCAAACTTTAGGGCGTAATTAATGTTTTCATATACATTTTGGGAAAACTTTAGTCTCTTCGTAAAGAAAAGTAAATATAATATCTCAAGTAATTGAAAACTACTAATTATGCTTTTAATCTTAGTAATTATTTTAAGTCTCTTTATTTCAACATCAAAGTTTTAACGGCATATTTCCTTACTCTAATCAAATCATACCTTGAATGCCATGAGTTAAAAACTATGGTTTTCTAAATTAAGAATCATGCATTTATTTTGTATAGGGTATTGGTAGTTTTTGTAGTACATAAATTAATGTGACCACATGTCATATTAAAATCGTGCAATTATATTACTTGGATATCATTATAATAGATGATTTGTTGGATTCAGATCCATTACCATAGACGTTAGAGGGGCCTATTTTTCTTGTATGAGCACTataaaaatgaatttgaagATACCCTAACCTCTCTTGAGATGCATGCCATGTTATGTTATTCTTCTAGTTAAAACCGATAAACTTTACTTCTATTCTTTCTAGTTATTCTTCTATGTCATGTTATTCTTCCGGTTGAGACCAATAGACTTTGCTCCTATTCTTAGTAGTTATAAAAGTATTAACCTAAGATGCATAAATTACAAAGTATGGTGCAGGTGCTGATGTTTCAACGCATGGTGATGTCTACAGTTATGGGATTCTCTTGTTAGAGATGTTCACAGGAAAGTGGCCTACTCATGAAATGTTCAAAGATAACTTTAATCTTCACTGCTGGGGTGAGATGGCTTTGCATGATGGAGTGATGGTTGTCGTCGACCCATCACTTCTCTCcatggaagaagatggagaaggggaagaaacAACTATAACAAACATCACTGGAAGTCAAAGATGCAAGAAGGATAGAGTGCAAGAGTGCCTTAATTCAATTATTAGAATTGGAGTTGCTTGCTCAGCAGAATCACCATGGGATCGAATGGACATAAACGATGTGGTCAAAGAGCTACATCTCATTAGAGACATTTATCTTGGAGTTGGCACTCACCGAGGAAGATGAACTATTATAAGGGCTATGAACAATGGTAAGTCATCATTTCCTTCAAAAATTGAgttttatgtacttgttgatgAAGCTAAGACTTTTTTCTTCCATTCGAGTTCATTATGCTTTTAATCCTAGTAATTTGAATACCAACTACAATTAAATAAGGATTTGTGAAACATTGTAGTTTTCTTTAGGTTTTTCTATTGTAAGTGGTATATTCCTTGGCTCTTTAACCAAGGCCTAGGTTAGAAATTAAAatgtttcatttattttttcaacaTGAAAACCTAGGTTTCGGCTAATTATCAATTGGGAAGAGAAGTCTTCCTTTTATTCCTTTTGTGCTCCTTTGTCtatctctttatttctttttgttattcttGTGAGGCTCTAAATGGATGCAAAATCCTTCCGAAAGCTTATTTAGATAAATGTCATTTAGGTttcatcttattttatttatttattaatttatttatttttggtaggaTAGGGTTACTTTCCTTGGAAATTGAGAAGCTTGACAATTGAAAGTACAAAGATAGATTGAAGGCAACTATTACATTGGCTACAACAAGAAGAATTCCAATAATGACCATGAGATATTCTCTCTCTGGTTGGATATGAATGAGCATGTTTTCAAGTATGTGCATGAAGAAATAATTGGGAGCCTTCAGGACAATATGTTTTGGCTGTAATAGTACTTGTGAAGGGAGTGTCTGTTGTAGATATAGTTTGTCAAGTGTACATTTGTTTTTGTTGTCCTATGAGGCAACTGTTATAATAGGAGTTTAATGTATGTGTCCTAGTGTTGTAGTAGTAGTACAATGCATTCTTGTTTATGCAATGGATGTACGTTATGTGCCCCGCTAACCACGGGATGCCCACTTGGGGTGGATGTATGTTATGTATCGTCTAGCACCGGGAATAGCTAGCTAAGGTTGAGGTTGATGTGTTCTCTATGTATTGTCTCACTACATGTACGTGCAGTGGAAGTCATACCTGTAATTTGTTTGCATTGATGAAAAAGATGTGTTTTTGCATTGATGAACAAGAATATGTTTTTGCATGATTTACAGAGTAATTCATGTACTTGCTATTCATGTATGTTTTTGCTGAGGTTGATGTGTTCTTATTGGGCTCTGCAACTcattccattatttttctttacagATCAATAGTGGAAGGTATCATAGTAGATGGAGTAACAGATATGATTGATCGTGATTTTATTTGCAAATTTATCTACTTTCTATTTCAGTAATTTATGTTGTTGATATGTAATAATTTAAATAGTCAACTTTAATTGATCACCAGACAATACAAACAATTTTAACAGTGTAGACTTTTGGTGAGATTTTATGTGCTTGTGGAGTATTTTATATTTAGGGAAAATGATGTATACAGTAGCGGAATGTAATGGAATTTTACATAAAACTCCCTAACATCCCCCTCCCCATCGGCCAACGTTGCCCCACTCCCTAACATCTCCCTCCCCTGTCccaaccaaggttttaaaactcagaATCAGGAACAGAGCCAGTTAGGGAGTATTTCGATCGATCCGAATCGGTCTGAATCAGTTCAGGATTCATACTTCATATAAAGAACCAAAGAGGAATGAAGATGCCAAGAAGAGGTTCTATTATGATGGCAATCAGACTCACATTGAACCCAACTACAGCACTATGACCATCGTGGTCATGCatgttctattttttcttcctATTCACAAGCTCTATGCCTTGAAAATGTCTAAAAGAACTATTACAATTTGTTTCTATAGAGAATAGGCACACTGGAATTAGATTTTAGAAACAATTTTGGTGTCTTTTGGTTTAAAATTGCAATCATCCAAGTACCATTTTTGCCTGCTAACTCTCGTTTTGGTGAATGATACCTTTGTGATGGAtgtttggaagaaaattttgaaaattttgcaaatttttttttccaacttgtAAGAAGTATTTGAAAAATGGGACGAGGCAATTCATTGTCAACACAAGCATTTCAAAGGTTTCGGGATCTCTTAACATTGAACAGGGTGCAAGAacgatgaagaagaagtttCGGGATCTCTCACCTTTGGGAGGCTTCTTCTTGCCAGCCCGAACCCACCTTTAGCCTAGATAGGGCCGGGCCAGGCCTaggttgaggcctcaaccctggcggGGCCAGCCTGAccctatattatataatatataattaaaaaataaatatagagTGGGCCTTGATGCAATGGCTAGGGTTCCTCCATTGTGAAAAGCAGTCACGAGTTCAAGTCTAGAAACAGCCTGTCTGCAAAAATCACCTTTTCTTTATAGCCtgggctttgttaagtgggtTGTGATTGAGCTTTGTTAGTTCCACAACTCAACAGACCAAGAtagtcagggccaatcagggttgAGCCGGGCTTGGGAAAACCCTGCTAGGGCCCGGCTGGGTTGAGGGTATACTTGGTGAAATCCATCCACTTTGTCTACGATCATTATTAAATCTTTTGGAAGATCAACTGTAGAACAGTCCCTCACTTTCTTGAGAAACTATTCTGTTTCTTTGATTTGGTTCTCATATCGTTAATATGGAATATTGAGATTTGTTACAAATAGTTTTCTACCATCTGTCACTATAAATTTGGGGCTTTCAGTAAAATATCTTTTGCTACTTGTTGGCTTAGCCGCAAAAGACTAACCACAAAATAATCTAGCATGAGGTTGTTTCTATCAACCATGAAGCTTCACGAATGGCTTGTCTATCAAATTCTTCTTCATGCCTCTATGATCATTGTCTTGATCTTCATTAGAAAATCGAAGAATTACTCAAACTGTTTGTTTTGAAAATTTACTTATACTAATGGATCCCCATTCTATTTCTTAAGTATTCCATTTCTATGATCTAATAATATAGTTAATTTTGGTATACCTTGGATAATTAAGTTTTATGTCCATGGTTTTACAAAGAGGCATATtcatttttccattaaaaaaaaaaaaaaaaaaaaaaaaaaaacatgttcttcttatttatttatttttttctaaacttgaatcttcaaaactttCTATTAAAAGTCGAATAATTGCCAgaataatgaattttttttccatatgttaGATAAAAGGTAAGGGGGTTGCTCTCCATTCAAAATTAGGCCCCATAAACCAATCCAAAACAAAGTTTCAATATCGATCCTAGGTAACAAAATGGGGTGTCTACAATCTCGAGGTGGACTTCTTCCTCCCCTAGCCGGCCTAGCGCAAGTTTCATATACTCAACATTGTTGACTAACGTTGTCACCGTGAAGAAGTCTACTTACCGTGTGGAATGGGAatgctttaaataaaaatagaattcGGGGGATGGATGGAGAGTAAGCATTCCCATTCCACACGGTGAAGACTCTTCTTTCTTGAGACCCTGATTTGGGGAATCGGTATCAGATTGGTCGATTTATTTCTGTATTGGTATTGGTGGGGACCTATACCGATTTCTGACCGATCTATAGCAATGGATTGGTACGGAACA is a window encoding:
- the LOC122665859 gene encoding probable LRR receptor-like serine/threonine-protein kinase At3g47570, with amino-acid sequence MFSNHLGSGGGADDLNFINTLTNCSSLTHLVVQDNRFGGELPISIANLLTQLTKLSLSSNQISGNIPMGIGNLVSLQGLGLSDNLLEGSIPTSIGRLQMLQIFYLDGNRFTGPIPSSLGNLTRLIELDLGDNRLQGKIPSSLGKCKYLSWLSLSGNSLNGIIPREIFKLPTLFLLNLSRNSFLGSLLVEVGRLTNLEILDVSKNKLSGEIPSTLGACTGLEQLFMEGNLFQGSIPSSLSSLRGLQDLDLSHNNFSGFIPKYLGIFKFLQNLNLSSNHLEGEVPTDGVFKNLSAVSVIGNNKLCGGIPELYLPACHTQKSKEYGRSHVFKLIVIICGCGGSLCLIFMIFFFIMYRRRKERKETTLSLIEGRHFKISYAQLLRATDGFSSTNLIGMGSFGSVYKGVLNHGETIVAVKVLNIRQRGASKSFMVECESLRNIRHRNLVKILTSCSSIDFEGNDFKALVYEFMSGGNLERWLHPHANGIEDEQRHLNLVQRLNIAFDMATALDYLHHRCHMQIIHCDLKPSNILLDGDLTAYFGDFGISRILSKATSRSQNHTSSIGIKGSIGYIAPEYGAGADVSTHGDVYSYGILLLEMFTGKWPTHEMFKDNFNLHCWGEMALHDGVMVVVDPSLLSMEEDGEGEETTITNITGSQRCKKDRVQECLNSIIRIGVACSAESPWDRMDINDVVKELHLIRDIYLGVGTHRGR